One part of the Streptomyces lienomycini genome encodes these proteins:
- a CDS encoding SRPBCC family protein: protein MAVRHRLIQATTEAVWDVLADGDQYVEWVVGPSEVTPTSGQWPQVGATIAYEVRLGPLRLDNESVVRRCVTGSELELEAKAGRLGTARIAVELRPWGEQCLVIVDEHPLRGPGGLLHNVGVEALIQIRHRAMLARLAKLCESQAGERCRPDPSDTMGSVSYRPGTGRA, encoded by the coding sequence GTGGCGGTTCGGCACAGGCTCATCCAGGCGACGACGGAGGCCGTCTGGGACGTCCTCGCGGACGGCGACCAGTACGTGGAATGGGTGGTCGGGCCCTCGGAGGTCACCCCCACGTCGGGACAGTGGCCGCAGGTCGGCGCGACGATCGCGTACGAGGTACGGCTCGGACCGCTGCGGCTGGACAACGAATCGGTGGTCAGACGCTGCGTGACGGGCTCGGAACTGGAGCTGGAGGCCAAGGCGGGCCGACTCGGCACGGCCCGCATCGCCGTCGAACTGCGCCCCTGGGGCGAGCAGTGCCTGGTGATCGTGGACGAGCACCCGCTGCGCGGCCCGGGAGGACTGCTGCACAACGTCGGCGTCGAGGCGCTGATCCAGATCCGGCACCGCGCCATGCTCGCCAGGCTCGCCAAGCTCTGCGAGTCCCAGGCCGGCGAGCGGTGCCGGCCCGACCCGTCGGACACGATGGGATCCGTGTCGTACCGGCCGGGAACCGGCCGTGCCTGA
- a CDS encoding phytoene desaturase family protein, whose amino-acid sequence MPDAVVVGAGPNGLVAANLLVDAGWSVTVLEEQPEPGGAVRHDGEVAPGFVNDLFSSFYPLAAASPVLGGLRLQDHGLRWAHAPHVLAHPLTDGTCAVLDRDVATTAASLDAFAPGDGASWERLHEVWDRYRADILDALFTPFPPLRAGARLALRLRGAGGLRLARTLVLPVRRLGEEEFRGEGGKLLLAGNALHADLAPEAAGSGGFGWLMSMLGQTYGFPVPVGGSGALTDALVHRLRARGGTLRCGRRVERVLVRDRRAVAVRTAGGETVAARRAVLADVSVPALYGGLVDPVDLPDQVLTDLRHFQWDFATFKVDWALDGPVPWRCEDAARAGTVHLADGLDELTRFAAQIAMRQVPDRPFSLFGQMTTTDPTRSPSGTESAWAYTHVPHDIRADAGEEGITGSWDTREQELMADRVERQVERFAPGFRALVRARRVLAPPTLQAMNANLEGGAINGGTTAMHQQLVFRPVPGTGRPETPVAGLFLASAGAHPGGGVHGAPGANAARAALRQHRFAGLTRVQRALTRRDRAGDRR is encoded by the coding sequence GTGCCTGACGCCGTCGTGGTCGGAGCCGGACCCAACGGACTGGTGGCGGCGAACCTGCTGGTGGACGCCGGCTGGAGCGTGACGGTCCTGGAGGAGCAGCCCGAGCCGGGCGGCGCGGTCCGCCACGACGGCGAGGTCGCCCCCGGCTTCGTCAACGACCTGTTCAGCTCCTTCTACCCGCTCGCCGCCGCCTCCCCGGTCCTCGGCGGCCTGCGCCTGCAGGACCACGGGCTGCGCTGGGCCCACGCGCCCCACGTACTGGCCCACCCCCTGACCGACGGCACCTGCGCCGTCCTCGACCGCGACGTCGCCACCACCGCCGCCTCCCTCGACGCCTTCGCCCCCGGCGACGGCGCCTCCTGGGAGCGGCTGCACGAGGTGTGGGACCGCTACCGCGCCGACATCCTGGACGCCCTCTTCACCCCCTTCCCGCCCCTGCGCGCCGGCGCCCGGCTGGCCCTGCGGCTGCGCGGCGCGGGCGGACTCAGGCTCGCCCGCACCCTGGTCCTGCCGGTGCGCCGCCTGGGCGAGGAGGAGTTCCGGGGCGAGGGCGGCAAGCTGCTCCTGGCCGGCAACGCCCTGCACGCCGACCTCGCGCCGGAGGCGGCGGGCAGCGGCGGCTTCGGCTGGCTGATGTCGATGCTCGGCCAGACCTACGGCTTCCCCGTACCGGTCGGCGGATCCGGCGCCCTCACCGACGCCCTGGTCCACCGGCTGCGCGCCCGCGGCGGCACCCTGCGCTGCGGGCGGCGCGTGGAGCGCGTCCTGGTCCGCGACCGGCGCGCGGTCGCAGTGCGCACCGCCGGTGGCGAGACCGTCGCCGCCCGGCGGGCCGTCCTCGCCGACGTCTCCGTACCCGCCCTCTACGGCGGGCTCGTCGACCCGGTGGACCTGCCGGACCAGGTCCTCACCGACCTGCGGCACTTTCAGTGGGACTTCGCCACCTTCAAGGTGGACTGGGCACTGGACGGACCCGTGCCCTGGCGGTGCGAGGACGCGGCGCGGGCCGGCACCGTGCACCTCGCCGACGGCCTCGACGAACTGACCCGGTTCGCCGCCCAGATCGCCATGCGGCAGGTCCCCGACCGCCCCTTCTCGCTGTTCGGCCAGATGACCACCACCGACCCCACCCGCTCACCGAGCGGCACCGAGTCCGCCTGGGCCTACACCCACGTCCCCCACGACATCCGCGCCGACGCGGGCGAGGAGGGCATCACCGGCAGCTGGGACACCCGGGAACAGGAACTCATGGCCGACCGCGTCGAACGCCAGGTGGAACGCTTCGCGCCCGGCTTCCGCGCCCTGGTGCGGGCCCGCCGCGTACTGGCCCCGCCCACGCTCCAGGCCATGAACGCCAACCTGGAGGGCGGCGCCATCAACGGCGGCACCACCGCCATGCACCAGCAACTCGTCTTCCGGCCCGTGCCCGGTACCGGACGGCCGGAGACACCGGTGGCCGGTCTCTTCCTCGCCTCCGCGGGCGCCCACCCGGGAGGCGGGGTGCACGGAGCGCCCGGCGCCAACGCCGCGCGCGCCGCACTGCGCCAGCACCGGTTCGCGGGCCTCACCCGGGTCCAGCGGGCCCTCACCCGCCGCGACCGGGCCGGCGACCGCCGGTGA